The following are encoded together in the Leptospira congkakensis genome:
- a CDS encoding polyhydroxyalkanoate synthesis regulator DNA-binding domain-containing protein yields the protein MKLLKRYANRRLYDPETSSTITLEDVAKMIIGGEEIKVQDNMTGEDITPKILGQTFLKVSLGQRNEDFSNFMLTSLIRETGRDVSGLFERLILGGIGANYLTSERLEKIVNSMVELGELKEADFSNYREDLLRKMASRASEKKEQIQRDLEKFSQSILEEDKATLGDLSEKLKEVAEKLKEN from the coding sequence ATGAAGCTCCTTAAGCGATACGCAAACCGTAGACTTTATGATCCAGAAACTAGTTCCACAATCACATTAGAAGATGTGGCTAAGATGATCATCGGTGGAGAAGAAATCAAAGTCCAAGACAATATGACTGGAGAAGATATCACTCCTAAAATCCTTGGCCAAACTTTTCTCAAGGTAAGTCTTGGACAAAGAAACGAAGATTTTTCAAACTTTATGTTAACCTCTCTCATTCGTGAAACCGGACGAGATGTTTCTGGACTTTTTGAACGATTGATTCTCGGGGGAATTGGAGCCAACTACCTCACTTCGGAACGCCTGGAAAAAATTGTGAACTCCATGGTGGAACTTGGAGAACTCAAAGAGGCAGATTTCAGTAATTACCGAGAAGATCTATTACGCAAAATGGCCTCTAGAGCCAGCGAAAAAAAGGAACAAATCCAGAGGGATTTGGAAAAATTCAGCCAATCCATTTTGGAAGAAGACAAGGCCACTCTTGGCGATCTTTCCGAAAAATTAAAGGAAGTCGCAGAAAAATTGAAGGAAAATTAA
- a CDS encoding HEAT repeat domain-containing protein yields the protein MIRKFGLCFCFLLVGAIFPSESEDRFFEIQRVRLNSSDIFEIRDAIDQLTFVKSNQGIRDIISALEGSPNFPTSPINAPAVKFYAAQALGKKGEKIAIPYLIKTYQKESANIPEHNPPKKRTWKDGVADSRSVSSPYFYDDGEIPITLACGEILRSLGSLPLTAESESLIKSALTNPNFYLRSAAADALYLSGKKDSLSSLLEALGKETVPYAKISILSAVVGMERLPNQNYKAVLESLLDKEPEVRAKASDALRRLDFRISAPYLEKVIQSENDSKVLKQMKSDYQFLVSLHTP from the coding sequence ATGATTCGAAAGTTTGGTTTGTGTTTCTGTTTTTTGCTTGTGGGAGCTATTTTTCCGTCGGAATCGGAAGATCGGTTTTTCGAAATCCAACGTGTTCGACTTAATTCCTCCGATATTTTTGAAATCCGGGATGCTATCGACCAGCTTACTTTTGTTAAATCAAATCAAGGGATTCGAGATATTATTTCCGCTCTGGAAGGTTCCCCAAATTTTCCTACGAGTCCTATCAATGCACCTGCAGTCAAATTTTATGCGGCCCAGGCACTTGGAAAAAAAGGGGAAAAAATCGCCATTCCCTATTTGATCAAAACCTACCAAAAAGAATCTGCGAATATTCCTGAACACAATCCTCCCAAAAAACGCACTTGGAAAGATGGGGTAGCAGATAGCAGGTCCGTTTCTAGTCCTTATTTTTATGATGACGGTGAAATTCCGATTACCTTGGCATGTGGAGAAATCTTGCGGTCTTTAGGTTCCTTACCCTTGACAGCAGAATCGGAATCTTTAATCAAATCAGCCCTAACAAACCCTAATTTTTATCTGCGAAGTGCGGCGGCCGATGCACTCTATCTCTCAGGCAAAAAAGATTCATTGTCTAGTTTGTTAGAGGCTTTAGGAAAGGAGACAGTTCCTTACGCAAAAATATCAATATTGTCTGCCGTTGTTGGAATGGAACGATTGCCCAACCAAAATTATAAAGCAGTTTTAGAATCACTCTTAGATAAGGAACCAGAAGTTCGAGCCAAAGCATCGGATGCTCTCCGGAGATTGGACTTTCGGATCTCGGCACCTTACTTAGAAAAGGTGATACAATCAGAAAATGATTCAAAAGTTTTAAAACAAATGAAATCCGATTACCAGTTTCTTGTTTCCCTTCATACTCCTTAA
- the cysK gene encoding cysteine synthase A: MKINSILEAIGNTPHVRLSRLFGTDHEVYMKLERQNPGGSIKDRIALAMIEEAEKSGKLKKDSFIVEPTSGNTGIGLAMVAAVKGYAITLVMPEHMSVERRRIMAAYGAKFELTPREKGMPGAIAKAQEIVAANPNAWMPQQFENEANIQVHREKTAEEIAKDFPDGLDYIITGVGTGGHITGCAENLKKRFPKLKVFAVEPEGSPVLSGGKPGPHPLQGIGAGFIPKNCKTELLDGIITVGKDEAFTMAVLAAKKEGIFIGTSSGASLAAVSKKLKEIPAGSKVLTFCYDTGERYLSVEGLFV, encoded by the coding sequence ATGAAAATAAATAGCATTCTAGAAGCCATCGGAAATACACCTCACGTAAGATTGTCGCGCCTTTTTGGAACAGACCATGAAGTTTATATGAAACTCGAAAGACAAAATCCAGGTGGATCCATCAAAGATCGGATTGCTCTTGCAATGATCGAAGAAGCAGAAAAATCAGGAAAATTAAAAAAGGATTCTTTCATTGTAGAGCCTACATCAGGAAACACTGGTATCGGACTTGCTATGGTAGCAGCTGTTAAAGGGTATGCAATCACTCTTGTGATGCCAGAACATATGTCTGTAGAAAGACGCAGAATTATGGCAGCATATGGTGCTAAGTTCGAACTGACACCTCGGGAAAAAGGAATGCCAGGTGCGATTGCAAAAGCACAAGAAATTGTAGCTGCCAATCCAAATGCCTGGATGCCACAACAGTTCGAAAACGAAGCCAACATCCAAGTTCATAGAGAAAAAACAGCAGAAGAAATCGCAAAAGATTTTCCAGATGGTTTGGATTATATCATTACTGGAGTTGGTACTGGTGGTCATATCACTGGATGTGCAGAGAACTTAAAAAAGAGATTTCCTAAACTAAAAGTATTTGCTGTGGAACCAGAAGGTTCTCCTGTTCTCAGTGGTGGTAAACCAGGTCCACACCCTCTTCAAGGAATTGGTGCTGGATTCATTCCTAAAAACTGTAAAACAGAATTACTCGACGGAATCATCACTGTTGGTAAAGACGAAGCTTTTACAATGGCTGTTCTTGCTGCTAAAAAAGAAGGAATTTTTATCGGAACTTCTTCTGGTGCCAGTCTTGCCGCAGTATCTAAAAAACTAAAAGAAATTCCTGCAGGTTCTAAGGTTCTAACTTTCTGTTATGATACAGGCGAAAGATACTTATCTGTAGAAGGTCTTTTCGTTTAA
- the topA gene encoding type I DNA topoisomerase: MASYLDKDWVVVATKGHIKDLPTKSYGIDFQNSFEPEYEWLKGKKTVFSAIKTKAKLASIIYIASDPDREGEIIAKHCFDELIKLKKPIFRLRLKEISKAEVDRQIKQKSGLDLAEIESQIARRIVDRIFGFEVSPDLWKQLKISSLSAGRVQSTVLHWICEREKEIQNFSKEIYYQLKLQGSVSGESIILDHQTKDKLDSKSIQKVLADIEILPEPNRLKEILLSEIKKKNIKRNPPPAFSTASLLETSFRVLGFDSKRTMKIAQTLFEGKSIGSGERIGLITYMRTDSTRVSDSKRELGVSYLKKHFPGLVLEGSITPKKQKKYSQDAHEAVIPIRPEYSPEIIGSYLSNEERSLYRLIWERFLASLMKPELGEETVYEFHKNNHVFIFKNEFITDSGFKAFGKRDQKKKSEKVNWKVGDQFLYESHSIEEKQTEPPVRYTQGKLVQKMEDTGVGRPSTYGSIIETLRTRKYIVEYHKSIGPTSLGMIVDDYLFLNFQEMIGESFTKDLENKLDQITEDKSSRINLIQNFYDSLLGLLRTPRKKYTSTERRYPQNKEDTPPGPYTKPNPNRSAKIKASTTRISIPKEQTNAKTCPVCKEGVVKTKLGKKGKTIYFCSRYPHCDYITYES; the protein is encoded by the coding sequence ATCGCTTCTTATTTAGATAAGGATTGGGTTGTTGTTGCTACCAAGGGTCATATCAAAGACCTTCCGACCAAATCCTATGGGATCGATTTTCAAAATTCATTTGAACCGGAATACGAATGGTTAAAAGGTAAAAAAACTGTTTTTTCCGCAATCAAAACCAAAGCAAAATTAGCTTCCATCATTTATATTGCTAGTGACCCGGATAGAGAAGGGGAAATCATCGCCAAACATTGTTTTGACGAATTGATAAAATTAAAAAAACCAATTTTTCGACTTCGTTTAAAAGAAATCTCTAAAGCAGAAGTTGACCGTCAGATCAAACAAAAATCTGGTTTGGATTTGGCAGAAATTGAATCACAAATTGCGAGAAGAATTGTAGATCGGATTTTTGGATTTGAGGTTTCACCTGATTTATGGAAACAATTAAAAATTTCTTCCTTATCGGCAGGGCGTGTTCAATCCACCGTCTTACATTGGATCTGTGAAAGAGAAAAAGAAATTCAAAACTTTTCCAAAGAAATTTACTACCAATTAAAATTACAAGGATCTGTTTCTGGCGAGTCCATTATTTTAGACCACCAAACAAAAGATAAATTGGATTCTAAATCGATCCAAAAAGTCCTTGCGGATATAGAAATCCTACCGGAACCAAATCGGTTAAAAGAAATCCTATTATCCGAGATCAAAAAGAAAAATATCAAACGAAATCCCCCACCAGCTTTTTCGACAGCAAGTTTACTCGAAACCAGTTTTCGTGTTTTAGGTTTTGATTCCAAAAGAACAATGAAAATAGCACAAACTCTGTTTGAGGGAAAGTCCATTGGTTCTGGAGAAAGGATAGGTCTTATCACTTATATGCGTACGGATAGTACACGTGTATCCGATTCGAAACGAGAGTTAGGAGTTAGTTACTTAAAAAAACATTTTCCTGGTTTGGTTTTGGAAGGATCCATCACTCCTAAAAAACAAAAAAAATACTCGCAAGACGCCCATGAAGCTGTGATTCCCATCCGTCCAGAGTATAGTCCTGAGATCATTGGTTCTTATTTATCAAATGAAGAAAGAAGTTTGTATAGATTGATTTGGGAACGATTTTTGGCATCTTTAATGAAGCCAGAGTTAGGTGAAGAGACTGTATATGAATTCCATAAAAACAATCATGTTTTTATCTTTAAAAATGAATTCATTACAGATTCTGGATTTAAGGCCTTTGGAAAAAGAGATCAGAAAAAAAAATCAGAAAAAGTAAATTGGAAGGTGGGTGACCAGTTCTTATACGAGTCGCACTCTATCGAAGAAAAACAAACGGAACCACCCGTTCGGTACACACAAGGCAAACTAGTACAAAAGATGGAAGATACAGGAGTGGGGCGGCCATCCACTTATGGAAGTATCATCGAAACCTTAAGGACAAGGAAATACATCGTAGAATATCATAAGTCCATTGGACCAACAAGTCTTGGAATGATAGTGGATGATTATCTTTTTCTTAACTTTCAAGAGATGATTGGAGAATCATTCACCAAAGACTTGGAAAACAAGTTAGACCAAATCACCGAAGATAAATCATCACGTATCAATCTCATCCAAAATTTTTATGATAGTTTGCTTGGTCTCTTACGTACACCGAGAAAAAAATATACGAGTACGGAAAGAAGATATCCCCAAAATAAAGAAGATACTCCTCCGGGTCCTTACACAAAACCCAACCCAAATCGTTCCGCTAAGATAAAAGCCTCTACAACTAGAATTTCAATCCCCAAAGAGCAGACGAATGCAAAAACTTGTCCTGTTTGCAAAGAAGGTGTTGTGAAAACGAAACTAGGGAAAAAAGGAAAAACCATTTATTTCTGCTCGCGTTACCCGCATTGTGACTACATCACCTATGAATCTTAA
- the hemH gene encoding ferrochelatase, translated as MNLKQKKTLILVNLGGPRTTDEIEVFLTDLFTDPFVFDLPLPEFLRLPLARFIAKKRTPKVKKTYESMGFGGGSPLVSETEKQARTLESILNQKTNIDWSVKIAMTCGYPHIRDPEFGKPSPDTIYLPLYPQYSRSTVLATLHHLEKKFQECPVGSGGYVPTFALDSKFHQISARFIYEFFTGGLHPKDFLHFPKNNPNTDWKNLDLVFSAHGVPMRLIHKGDQYMKEIESSVFGITTELRKLGFLGKTHISYQSKVGPAKWTEPSSLTMIEALAKEGKSIAVYPISFVSDHLETLEEIGEQFKDLAMESGAKTFIRVPAFGTYLPFMEYLSEKVLLVDGQIRQCMCKEMGGESLTSCRFK; from the coding sequence ATGAATCTTAAACAAAAGAAAACTCTCATCCTTGTGAATTTAGGTGGTCCAAGAACCACGGATGAAATTGAAGTTTTTTTAACGGATTTATTTACCGATCCTTTTGTTTTCGATTTGCCCTTACCTGAATTTTTGCGATTGCCTTTGGCTCGTTTCATTGCTAAAAAAAGAACTCCTAAAGTCAAAAAAACTTATGAGTCAATGGGTTTTGGTGGCGGATCCCCACTGGTATCCGAAACTGAAAAACAAGCGAGAACTCTTGAAAGTATATTGAATCAAAAAACAAATATCGATTGGTCCGTAAAAATAGCGATGACTTGCGGGTATCCACATATCAGAGATCCCGAATTTGGAAAACCAAGTCCAGACACCATCTATCTTCCGTTATATCCACAATATTCGCGTTCGACAGTTCTTGCCACTCTCCATCATTTGGAAAAAAAATTTCAAGAATGCCCTGTTGGCAGCGGAGGTTATGTTCCTACATTTGCATTAGATTCAAAGTTCCACCAAATCTCTGCTAGATTTATTTATGAATTCTTTACTGGTGGTTTGCATCCAAAAGACTTTTTACATTTTCCTAAAAACAATCCAAACACTGATTGGAAAAACTTAGATTTGGTTTTTTCAGCTCATGGGGTTCCCATGAGATTGATTCATAAGGGAGATCAGTATATGAAAGAAATTGAATCTTCTGTGTTTGGAATTACAACTGAATTAAGAAAATTAGGATTTCTAGGAAAGACACATATCTCTTATCAAAGTAAGGTGGGGCCAGCCAAGTGGACCGAACCAAGTTCTTTAACCATGATTGAAGCTTTAGCAAAAGAAGGAAAATCCATCGCGGTTTATCCCATTAGTTTTGTGAGTGATCATTTGGAAACTTTGGAAGAGATTGGAGAACAATTCAAAGATCTCGCAATGGAGTCAGGTGCTAAAACATTTATACGAGTTCCCGCTTTTGGAACTTACCTTCCGTTTATGGAGTATCTTTCTGAAAAAGTGTTACTCGTTGATGGTCAGATCCGCCAGTGTATGTGTAAGGAAATGGGTGGGGAATCACTCACCTCTTGTCGATTCAAATAA
- a CDS encoding protoporphyrinogen/coproporphyrinogen oxidase — protein sequence MSEEVHILGGGITGLFLAYHHCKRGDSVTLYEHSEKLGGVIGTNQVPEGLVEQAANGVLLTDEMKSMLADIGLTPLFPNKATKRRYFWVNRKLSRFPISILTGIKLLFTIAFKKIKFETNQNLETWATNMFGSSVTKNIIEPAIGGIYGTRLEALQAESIFSKWEGTGSKTILEEMKKSGKKSYGTVSFPNGMGDLVSHLVTYLESKIQIKTNFRFESMDEILKLKSKIRFCISLKKLIPLLGNKIQTYEVPNLLSITTITRFGKDQLTTKPCFGILFAKNEGIQALGVLSNSDIFSERAKEGLHSETWIYPETAKENNGETWESILEKDRELVTKKSDPSVAVYITSWSGVFPAYDRKLFIFNQRLDVLESEWISRGIDIRFYGNYRKGIGLRSLFESTRGE from the coding sequence ATGAGTGAAGAAGTTCATATCCTTGGTGGAGGAATCACAGGTTTATTTCTCGCCTACCACCACTGCAAACGAGGTGATTCTGTAACTTTATATGAACATTCCGAAAAACTAGGTGGAGTGATTGGAACCAACCAAGTTCCAGAAGGACTTGTGGAACAAGCCGCCAATGGTGTTTTATTGACTGATGAAATGAAATCCATGTTGGCGGATATTGGTCTCACACCACTCTTTCCCAACAAAGCTACCAAAAGAAGATACTTTTGGGTAAACAGAAAACTTTCCAGATTTCCCATCTCAATACTAACAGGCATAAAACTACTTTTTACCATTGCATTTAAAAAAATAAAATTCGAAACCAATCAGAATTTGGAAACTTGGGCAACCAATATGTTTGGATCTTCCGTAACAAAAAACATCATTGAACCAGCAATAGGTGGGATTTATGGAACGAGGTTAGAGGCACTGCAAGCAGAATCTATTTTTTCCAAATGGGAAGGAACTGGATCAAAAACCATTTTGGAGGAAATGAAAAAAAGCGGTAAAAAATCTTACGGAACCGTATCCTTTCCCAATGGAATGGGTGATTTGGTAAGTCACTTAGTTACATATTTAGAATCAAAAATTCAAATCAAAACCAACTTCCGATTTGAATCAATGGATGAAATTTTAAAACTAAAAAGCAAAATTAGATTTTGTATTTCATTAAAAAAACTAATTCCTCTACTCGGAAATAAAATTCAAACTTATGAAGTTCCCAATTTACTTTCCATCACCACAATCACTCGTTTTGGGAAAGACCAACTAACAACGAAGCCATGTTTCGGAATCCTTTTTGCAAAAAACGAAGGGATTCAGGCCCTCGGCGTTTTATCCAATTCCGATATTTTTTCCGAAAGAGCCAAAGAAGGACTTCATTCAGAAACTTGGATTTATCCAGAAACGGCTAAAGAAAATAATGGAGAGACTTGGGAATCCATTCTCGAAAAAGATAGGGAATTGGTGACAAAAAAATCAGATCCATCTGTAGCCGTTTACATTACCTCTTGGAGTGGAGTGTTTCCGGCCTATGATCGAAAATTATTTATCTTCAACCAAAGATTGGATGTTTTAGAATCAGAGTGGATCTCTCGCGGAATCGATATCCGTTTTTACGGAAATTATAGAAAGGGAATTGGGCTTAGGTCTTTATTTGAATCGACAAGAGGTGAGTGA
- the hemN gene encoding oxygen-independent coproporphyrinogen III oxidase codes for MKHLLEKYDTPAPRYTSYPTVPYWTDSPSLEECIQSLETYLSPKDSKLAIYLHIPFCETLCTFCGCNTSITKNHTVEEPYVTALKNELQLYSEKVSSLNGKHLSELHLGGGSPTYLSDYNLQSTIEFILNKLNPTDDPQYSIEVDPRRTRISQLKLLQKLGFRRISLGVQDFDPEVQRLVNRIQSFELTENITLEARALGFDSINFDLIYGLPKQTLDSIKYSIEKTLALRPDRIAFYSYAHVPWIKASHRLFTEKDLPDPSVKRELYEIGRSLLENAGYREIGMDHFALPHDKLWKAFNTNKLHRNFMGYSESKTDVMLGLGSSSISETPNLFFQNQKLEMKYRKSILEGIIPILRGHKLNPSDQIRKQLILDLMTSWKVNVPSEMKSHVTDFLQEMESDKLIQWQENSLSVTEKGKPFLRIVAMAFDEKLQLSQPTKPVFSKAI; via the coding sequence ATGAAACATCTACTCGAAAAATACGATACACCTGCCCCAAGATATACAAGTTATCCAACCGTTCCTTATTGGACAGACTCACCTAGTTTGGAAGAATGTATCCAATCATTAGAAACATACCTTTCGCCAAAAGATTCCAAATTAGCAATTTATCTCCATATCCCTTTTTGCGAGACACTATGTACGTTTTGTGGCTGTAACACTTCGATCACAAAAAATCATACGGTAGAAGAACCTTATGTTACGGCTTTAAAAAACGAGCTCCAATTGTATTCAGAAAAAGTATCAAGTTTAAATGGAAAACATTTAAGCGAACTTCACTTAGGTGGTGGAAGCCCAACCTATTTATCTGATTACAACTTACAATCCACTATAGAATTTATATTAAACAAATTAAATCCGACAGACGATCCCCAATATTCCATAGAAGTGGATCCAAGAAGAACCCGAATATCCCAACTCAAACTTTTGCAAAAATTAGGATTTAGAAGGATTAGTCTTGGTGTTCAAGATTTTGATCCGGAAGTCCAAAGATTAGTCAACCGGATCCAATCTTTTGAACTCACAGAAAACATCACTCTAGAAGCAAGAGCACTCGGATTTGATTCCATCAATTTTGATCTTATCTATGGATTACCCAAACAAACTTTGGATTCCATAAAATATTCTATTGAAAAAACTTTGGCCCTTCGTCCAGACCGCATCGCATTTTATTCCTATGCTCATGTACCTTGGATCAAAGCTTCCCATAGATTATTCACAGAAAAGGACTTACCTGATCCTTCCGTAAAACGAGAATTATACGAAATTGGTAGATCGTTACTGGAAAATGCTGGTTATAGAGAAATTGGTATGGATCATTTCGCTCTTCCTCATGATAAACTTTGGAAAGCATTTAATACAAACAAACTTCATAGAAATTTTATGGGTTATAGTGAATCCAAAACGGATGTAATGTTAGGACTTGGATCTTCCTCTATTTCAGAAACACCCAATCTATTTTTTCAAAACCAAAAACTAGAAATGAAGTATCGAAAATCGATTTTAGAGGGAATCATTCCCATCCTTCGAGGACACAAACTAAATCCTTCGGATCAAATTCGAAAACAATTAATTTTAGATCTAATGACATCTTGGAAGGTCAATGTTCCGAGTGAGATGAAATCTCATGTAACCGATTTTTTACAAGAAATGGAATCTGACAAATTGATCCAATGGCAGGAAAATTCACTCAGCGTCACAGAAAAAGGAAAACCATTCTTACGAATTGTCGCGATGGCCTTCGATGAAAAATTACAACTAAGCCAACCAACAAAACCAGTTTTTTCCAAAGCCATATGA
- a CDS encoding uroporphyrinogen decarboxylase family protein, translated as MITTQFRNERFSNALNLIPQNIPPIWFMRQAGRYHSHYRKLKETYSFMELCKQPELAAEVALGPVKEFGFDVSILFSDLLFPLEALGMGLTYDPGPKLSFSLTSEKDLLKLKSSEEAIEGLKFQRDAVLRTREVLPKDVSLIGFVGGPFTLMTYASIGKHDGNLSFIKTNQNFVDKFYSILVPLLKQNIELQLQGGAEVVMIFDTAAGMLDPYNFHRYVAKPMNELTKLFPNQIGYYAKTSTEEQVKQIHQIPNLAGFGVDHRFSIQETLKNFGGKGFIQGNFDQELLFADPGTLKEKIREYLLPIKDLNPEERKGWVAGLGHGVLQFTPESSVHLLIDETRKAFSE; from the coding sequence ATGATTACCACTCAGTTTAGAAATGAAAGATTTTCCAACGCTCTCAATTTAATTCCCCAAAACATTCCACCGATCTGGTTTATGCGCCAAGCCGGCAGATACCATTCGCACTATCGCAAACTCAAAGAAACCTATAGTTTTATGGAACTTTGTAAACAACCGGAACTGGCTGCAGAAGTCGCACTTGGACCTGTCAAAGAATTTGGCTTTGATGTGAGTATTTTATTCTCAGATCTACTTTTTCCTTTAGAAGCCTTGGGTATGGGCCTAACTTACGACCCTGGCCCTAAACTTTCTTTTTCACTCACCTCTGAAAAAGATCTTCTTAAATTAAAATCAAGTGAAGAAGCTATCGAGGGACTTAAATTCCAAAGGGATGCAGTCCTTCGAACCCGAGAAGTTTTACCAAAAGATGTTTCACTCATCGGATTTGTTGGTGGCCCTTTTACTCTTATGACCTACGCAAGTATTGGGAAACATGATGGAAACTTATCCTTTATCAAAACCAATCAAAACTTCGTAGATAAATTCTATTCAATTCTTGTTCCTCTATTGAAACAAAACATAGAATTACAGCTGCAAGGCGGCGCAGAAGTGGTTATGATTTTTGACACGGCTGCTGGAATGTTAGATCCTTACAATTTCCATCGGTATGTCGCAAAACCAATGAATGAACTGACAAAACTTTTCCCGAATCAAATTGGTTATTATGCTAAAACTTCTACGGAAGAACAAGTGAAACAGATCCATCAAATTCCAAACCTTGCTGGTTTTGGAGTTGATCATAGGTTTTCCATTCAAGAAACACTAAAGAACTTCGGTGGGAAAGGATTCATCCAAGGAAATTTTGATCAGGAACTCCTATTTGCTGATCCCGGAACACTCAAAGAAAAAATTAGAGAATACCTACTACCCATTAAAGATCTAAATCCAGAAGAAAGAAAAGGATGGGTTGCTGGCCTTGGACATGGGGTGTTACAGTTCACTCCTGAAAGTTCGGTTCACCTTCTGATTGATGAAACAAGGAAGGCATTCAGCGAATGA
- the hemL gene encoding glutamate-1-semialdehyde 2,1-aminomutase, with protein MNSEELFQRSKDVVPGGVHSPVRSFASVGGTPVFFTEASGAYLKSVEGKEYIDYCLSFGPLLFGHRHPEIQEVVEETVRKAWSFGACEPYSLELAEFITSRIPWVEKIRFVNSGTEAVMSALRVARAATGRSKILKFDGCYHGHLDQLLVKSGSGLAGLSSSDSKGIGPEIIQNTLVLPLDDEIALENLFREHGKDIACLVIEPIPANYGLLPQRTDFLNKCRELTTKYGALLLFDEVISGFRVSFQGMAGLTGIVPDLVCYGKIIGGGFPVGAYAGKKELMDLVAPSGPVYQAGTLSANPIGMRAGLKTLTKAWNENPYPELESKTKKLTSGILKLLVESGDSNWEAVTFGSLFWLKGKTKEPVRSITNIPSDHKANFASFFHKLLNKGVYLAPSGYEVGFLSTAHSDEVIEDTLNKTKQALKDK; from the coding sequence ATGAATTCAGAAGAATTATTTCAAAGGTCAAAAGACGTAGTTCCCGGTGGTGTCCATAGCCCCGTACGTTCTTTCGCCTCCGTTGGAGGAACACCTGTTTTTTTTACAGAAGCAAGCGGCGCCTATTTAAAGTCAGTTGAAGGTAAGGAATACATTGATTATTGTTTGAGCTTCGGCCCACTCCTTTTTGGACATAGGCATCCAGAAATCCAAGAGGTTGTAGAAGAAACTGTTCGAAAAGCTTGGTCTTTTGGAGCTTGTGAACCTTACTCATTAGAGTTGGCTGAATTCATAACCAGTCGTATCCCTTGGGTAGAAAAAATTCGTTTTGTCAACTCAGGAACAGAAGCGGTGATGAGTGCTCTACGTGTTGCAAGAGCCGCAACAGGCAGAAGTAAAATTTTAAAATTTGACGGATGTTATCATGGCCACTTAGATCAGTTACTTGTCAAATCTGGATCTGGTCTTGCTGGACTTAGCTCCAGTGATAGTAAAGGCATTGGACCAGAAATCATTCAAAATACCCTCGTACTTCCGTTAGATGATGAAATCGCATTAGAAAATTTATTCAGGGAACATGGAAAAGACATCGCTTGCCTTGTGATCGAACCAATTCCAGCAAACTATGGACTTCTTCCGCAAAGAACCGATTTCTTAAATAAATGTAGAGAACTCACAACCAAATACGGCGCATTACTTTTGTTTGATGAAGTTATTTCAGGATTTAGAGTTTCTTTCCAAGGTATGGCTGGTCTTACAGGAATTGTTCCTGACCTTGTTTGTTACGGAAAAATCATTGGTGGTGGATTTCCTGTGGGAGCCTATGCCGGTAAAAAAGAACTTATGGACTTGGTCGCACCGAGCGGTCCAGTTTACCAAGCAGGGACCTTATCGGCAAACCCGATAGGGATGCGTGCAGGTCTCAAAACATTAACTAAAGCGTGGAATGAAAACCCTTACCCTGAACTCGAATCCAAAACAAAAAAACTAACCTCAGGTATACTAAAACTTCTTGTAGAGTCGGGAGATTCTAATTGGGAAGCGGTTACATTTGGAAGTCTATTTTGGCTGAAAGGAAAAACAAAAGAACCTGTTCGAAGCATTACAAATATCCCGAGTGATCATAAAGCAAACTTTGCATCGTTTTTTCACAAACTCTTAAACAAGGGCGTTTATCTAGCACCAAGTGGTTATGAAGTTGGATTTTTATCCACAGCTCATAGTGATGAAGTCATAGAAGACACCTTAAACAAAACAAAACAGGCGTTAAAGGATAAATAA